A genome region from Bombus pyrosoma isolate SC7728 linkage group LG14, ASM1482585v1, whole genome shotgun sequence includes the following:
- the LOC122575283 gene encoding endoplasmic reticulum mannosyl-oligosaccharide 1,2-alpha-mannosidase: MFPSKDLGKSDYISLNIQDSATFSRGSSRSLWRQWNQLSRFQRNILYFIVITIILVIFYLLPGDNKNGVLDESDYNNIEVVQDTPKYEKPVEEIAVDNVNQEHKGGGEVIEEPEFQPEINQVDDDQIGEPPQPKPNTLKFNGPQNNRQKAVVAAFKHSWNGYKEYAWGYDNVKPISRKYYEWFGLGLTIVDSLDTMYIMGLNNEFLEAKLWVEKNLVFTSNRDVNLFEVTIRVLGGLLSAYHLSGDKIFLSKATALGERMMPAFSTSSGVPYSDVNLGTKTAHGPKWGPDSSTSEVTSIQLEFRDLSRSTGDPKFEEAVAKVSEHVHQLEKYDGLVPIFINANTGQFRDHATITLGARGDSYYEYLLKQWLQTGKTINYLRDDYLLGIAGTQKHLVKRTAINKYLFIAELVGAHKEITPKMDHLTCYLGGTLALGVHHGLSSDHMDLANEIVKTCYQTYAIQPTFLAPEITYFNTENSNGEKSMDMYVKMNDAHNLLRPEFIESLFYMWYFTGNKTFQDWGWQIFQAFENYTKVEKGYTSIGNVRIVYNTPQKDMTESFWFAETLKYLYLLFDDTRQLIDLDRWVFNSEGHPLPIYES; this comes from the exons ATGTTTCCGTCGAAGGATCTAGGAAAATCGGATTATATCAGTTTAAATATCCAGGATAGTGCAACATTCTCGCGAGGATCATCACGTAGTCTCTGGAGG CAATGGAATCAATTGTCAAGGTTTcagagaaatattctttacttTATAGTCATTACGATCATAttagttatattttatctgttaCCTGGCGATAACAAAAATGGAGTTTTAGATGAAAGTGATTACAATAACATAGAGGTAGTGCAAGATACTCCTAAATATGAAAAG cCAGTAGAAGAAATTGCAGTAGATAATGTAAATCAGGAACATAAGGGAGGTGGAGAGGTCATTGAGGAACCTGAATTCCAACCAGAAATAAATCAGGTGGATGATGATCAAATTGGAGAACCACCTCAACCTAAGCCGAACACACTCAAATTTAATG gaCCACaaaataatagacaaaaaGCTGTAGTTGCAGCATTTAAACATTCATGGAATGGATATAAAGAATATGCTTGGGGATATGATAATGTGAAACCAATATCAAGAAAGTACTATGAATGGTTTGGCTTAGGGCTTACTATAGTTGATTCTCTCGATACTATGTACATAATGGGCTTAAATAATG AATTTTTAGAAGCCAAACTATGGGTTGagaaaaatttagtatttaCTTCAAACAGAgatgttaatttatttgaagttaCGATTAGAGTATTAGGAGGTctattatccgcatatcatcTTTCAGGTGACAAGATTTTCTTAAGTAAGGCT ACAGCGTTAGGGGAACGTATGATGCCAGCGTTTTCTACTTCATCTGGTGTTCCTTATTCCGACGTAAATCTTGGTACTAAAACTGCGCATGGTCCTAAATGGGGTCCTGATAGTAGTACAAGCGAAGTTACTTCCATTCAATTGGAATTTCGTGATTTAAGTCGTAGTACAGGAGACCCTAAATTCGAG GAAGCAGTAGCAAAAGTTTCGGAACATGTACACCagttagaaaaatacgatgGTTTAGTACCCATTTTCATTAACGCTAATACTGGACAATTTAGAGATCATGCAACAATTACGCTTGGCGCTCGTGGTGATagttattacgaatatttattgaaacaatgGCTTCAAACTGGGAAGACTATTAATTA CCTACGAGATGATTATCTGTTAGGTATTGCTGGAACTCAAAAACACTTAGTAAAACGTACAGCAATTAATAAGTATCTTTTCATAGCGGAGCTAGTTGGAGCACACAAAGAAATAACACcaaaaatg GATCACCTTACATGTTACTTGGGAGGTACATTAGCTTTAGGAGTACATCATGGTTTATCATCTGATCATATGGATTTAgctaatgaaattgtaaaaacttgTTATCAAACGTACGCAATTCAACCCACGTTTCTCGCTCCAGAAATCACGTACTTCAATACTGAG AACTCAAATGGAGAAAAATCAATGGATATGTATGTGAAGATGAATGATGCACATAATTTACTCAGACCAGAGTTTATTGAAAGTCTTTTCTACATGTGGTATTTTACTggtaataaaacatttcaagACTGGGGGTGGCAAATATTCCAA gcttttgaaaattatacaaaagtGGAAAAGGGGTACACCAGCATTGGTAATGTAAGGATCGTTTATAATACACCACAAAAAGATATGACAGAAAGTTTTTGGTTTGctgaaactttgaaatactTATACTTGTTGTTTGACGATACAAGGCAATTAATAGACTTGGATAGATGGGTATTCAATTCTGAAGGACATCCATTACCCATATACGAATCATAA